The following are encoded in a window of Phragmites australis chromosome 22, lpPhrAust1.1, whole genome shotgun sequence genomic DNA:
- the LOC133904794 gene encoding DNA-directed RNA polymerases II, IV and V subunit 9B-like → MSTMKFCRECNNILYPKEDRDQKVLLYACRNCDHQEVADNNCVYRNVVHHSAGEFTQVLQDVAGDPTLPRTKSVRCAVCGHGEAVFFQATARGEEGMTLFFVCCNPSCGYRWRE, encoded by the exons ATGAGTACCATGAAGTTTTGCCGTGAATG CAACAACATACTGTACCCCAAGGAGGACAGGGACCAGAAGGTGCTCCTCTATGCCTGCAGGAACTGTGACCACCAG GAGGTTGCAGACAACAACTGCGTGTACCGGAACGTGGTGCACCACAGCGCCGGGGAGTTCACCCAGGTGCTCCAGGACGTCGCCGGCGACCCGACGCTGCCCCGCACCAAGTCTGTGCGCTGCGCCGTCTGTGGCCACGGCGAGGCCGTCTTCTTCCAG GCCACCGCGAGGGGGGAGGAAGGGATGACGCTCTTCTTCGTCTGCTGCAACCCGAGCTGCGGCTACCGGTGGAGAGAGTGA